In Miscanthus floridulus cultivar M001 chromosome 5, ASM1932011v1, whole genome shotgun sequence, one genomic interval encodes:
- the LOC136449619 gene encoding transcription factor TGA2.3 isoform X1, producing MADASPRTETSTDDTDDNHGLEPGPGALVASDSSDRSKDKHGDQKTLRRLAQNREAARKSRLRKKAYVQQLENSRLKLTQLEQELQRARQQGIFISSSVDQSHSMSGNGALAFDMEYARWLEEHNRQISELRAGVSAHASDTDLRSVVDKIMSHYDEIFRLKGNAAKADVFHVLSGMWKTPAERCFLWLGGFRPSEVLKLLSTQLEPLTEQQLSGIGNLQQSSQQAEDALSQGMEALQQSLAETLAGSLSSSGSTGNVANYMGQMAMAMGKLGTLENFLRQADNLRLQTLQQMQRILTTRQSARALLVISDYSSRLRALSSLWLARPKE from the exons ATGGCAGATGCCAGCCCTAGAACAGAAACATCAACAGATGATACTGACGACAATCACGGG CTTGAACCAGGCCCAGGTGCTCTTGTTGCTTCTGACTCCAGTGACAGATCCAAGGACAAACATGGAGATCAAAAG ACACTGCGTCGTCTTGCTCAAAATCGTGAGGCTGCAAGGAAGAGCCGATTAAGGAAGAAG GCATATGTTCAACAGTTGGAGAATAGCAGACTAAAACTTACCCAACTAGAGCAAGAGTTGCAACGAGCTCGTCAGCAG GGCATTTTTATATCTAGTTCAGTTGATCAGTCACACTCCATGAGTGGAAATG GGGCATTGGCCTTTGATATGGAGTATGCGAGGTGGTTGGAAGAGCACAATCGGCAAATTAGTGAACTAAGGGCTGGTGTCAGTGCTCATGCAAGTGATACTGATCTCCGCAGTGTTGTTGATAAGATCATGTCACACTATGATGAGATTTTCAGGCTCAAAGGAAATGCAGCCAAGGCAGATGTCTTTCACGTCTTATCAGGCATGTGGAAGACACCAGCAGAGAGGTGTTTCTTGTGGCTAGGAGGTTTCCGACCATCTGAGGTTTTAAAG CTTCTTTCGACACAACTTGAACCTCTCACCGAGCAGCAGCTGTCAGGGATAGGCAACCTTCAGCAATCTTCACAGCAGGCTGAGGATGCTCTTTCACAAGGAATGGAGGCCCTTCAGCAATCCTTGGCTGAAACCTTGGCTGGGTCTCTTTCGTCTTCTGGATCAACAGGAAATGTGGCAAACTACATGGGTcagatggccatggccatgggaaAGCTCGGAACGCTTGAGAATTTCCTTCGTCAG GCTGATAACCTGCGGCTGCAGACCCTACAACAGATGCAAAGGATCCTGACCACTAGACAGTCAGCTCGGGCGCTGCTTGTGATAAGTGATTACTCTTCACGTCTCCGTGCCCTAAGCTCTCTCTGGCTTGCTCGGCCGAAGGAATAG
- the LOC136449619 gene encoding transcription factor TGA2.3 isoform X2: MADASPRTETSTDDTDDNHGLEPGPGALVASDSSDRSKDKHGDQKTLRRLAQNREAARKSRLRKKAYVQQLENSRLKLTQLEQELQRARQQGIFISSSVDQSHSMSGNGALAFDMEYARWLEEHNRQISELRAGVSAHASDTDLRSVVDKIMSHYDEIFRLKGNAAKADVFHVLSGMWKTPAERCFLWLGGFRPSEVLKLLSTQLEPLTEQQLSGIGNLQQSSQQAEDALSQGMEALQQSLAETLAGSLSSSGSTGNVANYMGQMAMAMGKLGTLENFLRQTLQQMQRILTTRQSARALLVISDYSSRLRALSSLWLARPKE; this comes from the exons ATGGCAGATGCCAGCCCTAGAACAGAAACATCAACAGATGATACTGACGACAATCACGGG CTTGAACCAGGCCCAGGTGCTCTTGTTGCTTCTGACTCCAGTGACAGATCCAAGGACAAACATGGAGATCAAAAG ACACTGCGTCGTCTTGCTCAAAATCGTGAGGCTGCAAGGAAGAGCCGATTAAGGAAGAAG GCATATGTTCAACAGTTGGAGAATAGCAGACTAAAACTTACCCAACTAGAGCAAGAGTTGCAACGAGCTCGTCAGCAG GGCATTTTTATATCTAGTTCAGTTGATCAGTCACACTCCATGAGTGGAAATG GGGCATTGGCCTTTGATATGGAGTATGCGAGGTGGTTGGAAGAGCACAATCGGCAAATTAGTGAACTAAGGGCTGGTGTCAGTGCTCATGCAAGTGATACTGATCTCCGCAGTGTTGTTGATAAGATCATGTCACACTATGATGAGATTTTCAGGCTCAAAGGAAATGCAGCCAAGGCAGATGTCTTTCACGTCTTATCAGGCATGTGGAAGACACCAGCAGAGAGGTGTTTCTTGTGGCTAGGAGGTTTCCGACCATCTGAGGTTTTAAAG CTTCTTTCGACACAACTTGAACCTCTCACCGAGCAGCAGCTGTCAGGGATAGGCAACCTTCAGCAATCTTCACAGCAGGCTGAGGATGCTCTTTCACAAGGAATGGAGGCCCTTCAGCAATCCTTGGCTGAAACCTTGGCTGGGTCTCTTTCGTCTTCTGGATCAACAGGAAATGTGGCAAACTACATGGGTcagatggccatggccatgggaaAGCTCGGAACGCTTGAGAATTTCCTTCGTCAG ACCCTACAACAGATGCAAAGGATCCTGACCACTAGACAGTCAGCTCGGGCGCTGCTTGTGATAAGTGATTACTCTTCACGTCTCCGTGCCCTAAGCTCTCTCTGGCTTGCTCGGCCGAAGGAATAG